Sequence from the Fundidesulfovibrio soli genome:
GCGGGAAGCGCTCCTTCAGGCTCGGGAAGGCGTCGATCACCAGGTCCACGCCCTTGGAGGGGGCCAAAGCGCCCAAGAGCACCAGGGCGGCGGGCTCCGTGGCGGACTTGTCAGGCAGCTCGATCTTCTCCAGGTCCACGCCCACGGGCACCAGGATGTTGCGGCTGTCCGGCAGCCCCTGGGAGCGGCGCACGTCCACGATGCGCGGGGAGATGTTCCAGGCCGCGTCGCAGTTGCGCACGCAGAAGCGGTCCAGCCAGTGGTACACGGCGTTCAGCCACTTGCTGGAGAAGCGCTCGGGCATCCAGTCGATGGTGTAGAAGATCACGAAGCGCGTGAGCCCGAGCTTCTTGAGGATCACGCCCACCACGGTGTTGAGCGGGTCCGCGCCCAGGTACACGTCGAAGCGCCCGCCCAGGCGCAGGAAGTAGAACAGGGTGAAGAGCGCGTCCTTGACGTAGGTCAGCAGCGGGGGCAGCGCCCAGCCGCCCTGCTTGACCTCGCGGTGCAGGAACTTCCCGTCGTACTCCTTCATGCGGGAGCGGCGGTCCGCGCAGTAGTGGAATGGGTGAAAAATCACCCCCAGGCGCTTGGAGCGGCTCTTGAGGTAGTTCTCCACGGCCTCGGAGGGGCCGGAGAGGTCCGTGACGTGGCTGACGAGCACGATGGATTCGAAACGCATAGACGCTCTTTTCCCGCGAGACGCTAGCCGCGCAGGGTGTGGATGTTGTCGAGGAACCAGCGGTAGGTGCCCGCGATGCCCTCCTCAAGCCCGATGGAGGGGCTGAAGCCCAGGGCCTTCAGGCGCGACACGTCCAGCAGCTTGCGCGGGGTGCCTTCGGGCTTGGTGGGGTCGAACTCGATGCGGCCCGCGAAGCCCGTGACGCGCGCCACGGTCTCGGCCAGCTGGCGGATGGTCACGTCCTGGCCGGTGCCCACGTTGACGATGCGCTCGTCGGAGTAGTTGTCCATGCAGTAAACGATGGCCCGGGCGCAGTCGTCCACGTGCAGGAACTCGCGGCAGACGTTGCCCGTGCCCCACACCGTCACGCTCCCGGCCCCGGCCCGCGCGGCCTCGTGGAAGCGGCGCAGCAGCGCCGGGAGCACGTGGGAGTTCTCAAGATCGAAGTTGTCGCCCGGCCCGTAGAGGTTGGTGGGCATCAGGCTCACGGCGTCGAAGCCGTACTGGCGGCGGTAGGCCTGGCACATCTTGATGCCGGCGATCTTGGCCACGGCGTACCACTCGTTGGTGGGCTCCAGGGCGCTGGTGAGCAGGCAGTCCTCGGTCATGGGCTGGGGCGCGAACTTGGGGTAGATGCAGGAGGAGCCCAGGAACACGAGCTTCTCCACGCCCTCCCTGTAGGCCGCGTCGATGACGTTGCACTGGATGATGGAGTTCTGCCAGATGAACTCGGCCGGATAGGTGTTGTTGGCGTGGATGCCGCCCACCTTGGCCGCGGCCAGCACGATCTTGTGCGGCCTGACCTCGGCCATGAAGCGGCGCACTGCGGCCTGGTCGGTGAGGTCGAGCTGCGCCCGGGTGCGGGTGACGGTCTCGCAGCCGGGGCGGCCCTCCAGGGCCCGCACCACGGCCGAGCCCACCAGCCCCCGGTGGCCCGCCACAAAAATTCGCTCGTTGCTCACATGGTTTCCGTATGCAGAGGGGATTGAAAGACCGACGCCCCTTAGCACGGCGCGGCCTGGAAGGCTAGTGGCCCGCAAGGCCGTGGGAGCCGGCTCAGGCCAGAAAGCGGGAGAGTTCGCGCGCGAGCCTGTCCAGTGTGTCCATGGGCAGCCTGGCGGAGGCATCCTCGGCCGCCCGCTCGATGGCCAGGGCCAGCCCGGCCAGCTCCATCAGGCCCGTGTTGAGCAGGTTGCCCTTCACGTTGTGGGCCCAGAAGGCCGTGCTCGCGCGGTCGCCCTGGTTCATGGCCTCCCCAAGGGCGGTCATGGAGCGCCTGAGCGCCACCCGGCTGGTCCCCACCAGGGAGCGGGCCGCGCTCTCGCCCAGGCCCAGGGCGCTGATGAAGTGCTCCCTGATGGCCTCGGCCAGATCCTCACGGGCGTCAGTCATGCCCATCAGCGCCCCGCCTCCACGGCCCGGTTGAAGGCCGCGAAGCGCTCCGCATAGGGCGGGAAGCCGAAGAAGGCCGAGCCGCTCACCAGCACGTCCGCCCCGGCCCGCACGATCTCCGCGCAGTTCTCCAGGGTGACGCCGCCGTCCACCTGGATGAGGGTCTCCGCGCCCTGCGCGTCGATCATGGCCCGCAGGGAGCGGATCTTCTCCATGCAGAACCCGATGAAGGACTGGCCGCCGAACCCGGGGTTCACGCTCATCACCAGCACCATGGAGAGCTGCGGCAGCAGGTACTCCACGGCGGAGAGGGGCGTGGCCGGGTTGAGGGCCACGGCGGGCTTGGCCCCGAGGCGGGCGATCTCGGCCACGGCGCGCTCCAGGTGGTGCGTGCTCTCGGCGTGCACGCAGACCAGGTCCGCCCCGGCGGAGACGAAGTCCGCCAGGTAGCGCTCCGGGCGCTCGATCATCAGGTGCACGTCGAAGAACAGCTTGGACACCGGGCGCAGGCTCTTGATCACCAGCGGACCGATGGTGATGTTGGGCACGAACAGCCCGTCCATCACGTCCCAGTGCACCCAGGAAAGGCCCGCGGCCTCCAGGGCTGCCAACTCCTCGGCCAGGCGGCCGAAGTCGGACGAGAGCAGCGAAGGGGAGAGGATCATGCGCCCTCCATGGCGAAATCCACCTTGATCTTGAAGAGTTCCTCGGCGGGCAGGTTCAGCACGGCGATGCCGGTCTTGCTGGTGATCTCGGCCAGGGTGGCGCGCACGGCGGCCATGTCCGGCGCGATCATGGTGAACCAGACGTTGAAGGAGTGGTCGCGCAGGTAGTTGTGGGTCACGCCCTGGTGGGAGTTGACCTCGGCCACGAAGGCCTCGATCTGCGCTTCAGGCACGCGCGCGGCGCACAGGGTGCTCTGCCAGCCCAGGGAGCCGGAGCTGAAGTTGGCCCCGATGCGCCGGATGACGCCCTTGGCCCGGAGCGCCCGCACGCGGGCCAGCACCTCGGATTCGGTGAGGCCGAGCTGTTCGCCCACCGCGGCGTAGGGCCGCTCCTCGATCGGGAAGCCGGACTGGATGATGTCCAGGATTTTGCGGTCATGTGCGTCCATGCGAACCACCCTACTCCACTTGCCCGCCGGAGGCAAAACCCCCGTGGCCTTCGGGTTTCTCCCCGCCCCGCTTGGGCTGGTAGGTGCACAGCGGCTCGGGGGCCATGGGATCGCCCTTCATGGTGAATGCCCTGGCCCGGCACCCGCCGCAGACCTTGTGGTACTCGCAGGGGCCGCACTTGCCCCCGTACTGTTTCTGGTCCCGGAACTTCTTGAACCACTGGGTCTCGGCCCAGATTTCGGGGAAGGGCGTCTCCAGCACGTTGCCGCAGTCCAGCTCCAGGTAGCCGCAGGGCTGCACCGTGCCCGAGTGCGAGATGAAGCAGAAGCCGATGCCGCCCAGGCAGCCGCGCGTGAGCGCGTCCAGCCCGAAGTTGTCGGGCGTCACGGGCACGCCGTCCTCCTTGGCGCGCTGGCGCATGATCCGGTAGTAGTGCGGCGCGCAGGTGGCTTTGAGCTGCATGGTGGTGGTCTTGCGGAAGTCGTGGAACCAGTTGAGCACGGTCTCGTATTCCTCGGCCGTGATCACCTGGGCGGCGATCTCCGTGGCGCGGCCCGTGGGCACCAGCAGGAAGATGTGCCAGGCGCTTGCGCCCAGCGACTCGCACAGCTCGAAGATCTTCTTGAAGTTGTGCAGGTTGGACTTGGTGACCGTGGTGTTGATCTGGAACTCGATCCCGGCGTCCTTCAAGTGCTGGATGCCGCGCAGCGCGCCCTCGAAGGCCCCCTTCTCGCCCCGGAACTCGTCGTGGGTCTCGGGGTCCGGGCCGTCGATGGAGATGGAGCAGCGCTGGATGCCCACCTCCTTCATGCGCCGGGCGTTCTCCGCCGTGATGAGCGTGCCGTTGGGGGCCATGACGCAGCGCAGGCCCTTGGCGTTGGCGTAGGAGACCAGGTCGTCCCAGTCGGGGCGCATGAGGGGCTCGCCGCCGGTGAAGATGATTATGGGGTTGCCGACCTCGGGGAAGGTGTCGATGAGCGCCTTGGCCTGGGCGTTGCTCAGCTCGCCCGGATAGGGCTCGAAGTGGGCCTCGGCGCGACAGTGCTTGCAGGCCAGGTTGCAGCGCCGGGTGATCTCCCAGGCCACCAGGCGCACCGGGGGCGCGCCGTTGGGCAGGGTTTTGGGCATTGCGCCGTGGCCGGGGTGGCCGCCCGGATGGCCGAGCGGCGGGTGTCCGCCCCCGGCATGTCCCGCGCCGGGAGAACCGGCAAGCTGCGGGCCGGGATGTCCTTTGGAATGAGGATGCACGTCCGCCCTCCTACAGCCTGTCCAGCATGGCTTCGGTGAAATACGTCAGAATCAAATCCGCCCCGGCGCGCTTGATGGCCACAAGCGACTCCGTCATGACGGCCTGCTCGTCGATCCAGCCCAGTTGGGCCGCCGCCTTGATCATGGAGTACTCGCCGCTGACCTGGTAGGCCGCCAGGGGCAGGTCGAAGTTGTCGCGCACCAGCCTGATGATGTCCAGGTACGGCCCCGCCGGCTTGACCATCAGGAAGTCCGCGCCCTCGGCCACGTCCGCCGCCGCCTCGCGCAGGGCCTCGCGCCAGTTGGCTGGGTCCATCTGGTAGGACTTGCGGTCCCCGCTCTTGGGCGCTGACTCCGCCGCCTCGCGGAACGGCCCGTAGAACGCGGAGGCGTACTTCACAGCGTATGACATAACCGGAATCTCTTCGTAACCGTTGCCGTCCAGCACGGCCCGGATGGCGGCCACGCGCCCGTCCATCATGTCCGAGGGGGCCACGATGTCCGCCCCTGCCTGCGCGTGGGAGAGCGCGGTGCGGGCCAGGAGTTCGAGCGTCGGGTCGTTGAGCACCCTGCCCTCCTCGTCCAGCACGCCGCAGTGGCCGTGGGAGGTGTACTCGCAGAGGCACACGTCCGTGACCACCACCAGCTTGGGGAACTTCGTCTTCAGCTCGCGCACGGCGCGCTGCACCACGCCGTCCTCGGCGTAGCCCTGGCTGCCCACCGGGTCCTTGACGCCGGGGATGCCGAACAGGATGACGGACTGCAGGCCCTTGTCCACGGCCTTGGCCACGCGCTCCACCAGGGCCTTCATGCCCAGCTGGTTCTGGCCCGGCATGGCACCGATGGGTTTGACCATGTCCGCCGGGCCGGTTTCGGCCACGAAGTAGGGCATGATGAGGTCGTTGCGGGTGAGCGCGGTCTCGCGCACCAGGTCGCGCATGGCCGGGGTGCGGCGCAGGCGGCGGCCGCGATGGAAGTCGTACATCGGCGTCCTCCTGAAGGTTGCCGGGGGAAGGGGAATTGCCTCCGGCGGCCAGAGAGGGCGCTGCCCTCTCTGGACTCTCCCGCCAGGGGGATGATCCCCCTGGACCCCGCGACCGCTTCGCGGGATTCGTGGGCGGGTATGGCCCGAGATAGACCGCCGGGACCGCGCCCAAAGCGGCGCTCGTCCCGGCGGTTCATAATTATATTCTCAATTCGGCGCGTTTCGCGCCGAGGGCACCGCCGCGGGGATCGCGGCTTTGCGCGGTTCTCGCGGCATGAAGGCCCCCCCACTCCCCCCTCATTGCCTCACGAATCCCGCGAAGCCGGAAGGGAGTCCAGAGGGACTCCGTCCCTCTGGCGGGGTCAAGGGGCGGCGCCCCTTGTCTTCCCTACTTCTTGATCTCTTCGTCCGTCAGGTAGCAGGCGGGGTCCTGCGCCCAGACGTCGCCGTAGTAGGCTTCGGCGCGGGCGCGGAAGTTGCCGCCGCAAATGTTCAGGAAGCGGCAATCAGCACAGCGGCCGCCCACGTACTGCTTCTTGTTCTTGAGCTTGGCCAGCAGCTCGATGTTGGGGTCGTCCCAGATCTCGGAGAAGGGCCGCTCCAGCACGTTGCCGAAGGTGTGGTTGCGCCAGAACTGGTCGGCGTGGACCTGGCCGTCCCAGGAGATGCAGCCGATGCCGCGCCCGGAGTTGTTGCCCTCGTTGAACTGGAGCAGCTCCATGACCTCCTCGGCGCGCTTGGGGTCTTCCTTGAGCAGGCGGTAGTACACGTGCGGGCCGTCGGCGTGGTTGTCCACAGTGAGGACTTCCTTCTCATGCCCGGCGTCGAAAAGCTGACGGGTGCGGTCCATGATCAGGTCCACCACCTGACGGGTCTCGGCGTGGTCCAGGTCTTCCTTGATCAGCTCGGAGCCGCGCCCGGAGTAGACCAGGTGGTAGAAGCAGATGCGGGGCACTTCAAGCTCGCGGATGAGGTCGAACAGGTGGGGGACCTCGGTCCAGTTGCGCTTGTTGATGGTGAAGCGCAGGCCCACCTTGAGGCCCTCGGCCTGGCAGTTCTCGATGCCCTGCAGGGCCTTCTTGAAGCTGCCGGGCACGGCGCGGAACTTGTCGTGGATCTCCTCCATGCCGTCGAGCGAGATGCCCACGTAGGAGAGGCCCACTTCCTTGAGTTCCTTGGCCTTCTGCTTGGTGATGAGCGTGCCGTTGGTGGAGATGACCGCGCGCATCCCGCGCCCCACGGCGTGGTGGGCCAGCTCCACCAGATCCTGCCGGACCAGGGGCTCGCCGCCGGAGAACAGCATGACCGGAGCGCCGTAGGAGGCCAGATCGTCGATCAGGGCCTTGCCCTGCTCGGTGGAGATGGGGTCCTTGCCGGTCTCGTCGATGGCCTTGGCGTAGCAGTGGACGCACTTCAGGTTGCAGCGCTTGGTCATGTTCCAGACCACCACGGGCTTCTTGTCCTTGGAGAACTGAAGCAGGTGGGAGGGCAGCTTGCCGGAGTGGCGTCCGTAGCGCAGGGCGTCGGAAGATTCCACGGTACCGCAGTAAAGCTTGGAGATGCCGATCATGCTATGACCTCGATTGAAACTTGTGTGGAAGGGGGGACTAGCATTTTTCCCCCCGGTCCGAAAGGACTTGGATCACATTTTCGGCGGCCGGGACGGCAAGCGCCGGAAAGCATGGAGGATAGTAGTCATTCTTGGCCGGATGGGAAGACTCCGGACCGCCGAATGGCCGCTCACGGCGCGAACTTCGACGGGGTGCCCCCCTGCGCCGCCCCGCGCCACTCGGACGATCAAGCTGCCGGGCCTGCGGCCCTCTGGCGCAAGCGCCAGCGCGATGATCGCCCCGGCTGGCGCGAGGCGGCACCCAGGGGGCAGGCGAGCGCGGTCGTGTGGCGGCAGGACAACTGACGACCCCGTGTTGGGGAGCCCGCTAGACCGTCAAAAAAAAGGGCAGCGCGGATGGCGCTGCCCGAGATCGACGCGAAGCTGAATAGGATTCCAAAGGAACGAAGTTCCTTTGGCCGCCGGAGGCATCTCACCTCCTGCTGTTGCCTCTCCTAATACTCCAGCTTGGAGCTCTGGAGCGGGGCCTTGGGCGGCGGGGGCGGGGCGTGGTCCTTGGGGATGGAGACGGGCGCGCTGGTGGCCCCGGGGCTCTGGAACTGCATCCCGGTGTTCCACTTCTTGATGGCGCCGCCGGTGTCGTGGCCAAGGGCGGTCATGATGGACCACAGGGGGTCCTGGGGCATGCGGCTCTCGCGCTTGAAGAGCACGAAGTCCGCGCTGCGGTCCGGGTCCATGCGCCCGGCCTGGGACATGGACCAGATGCGTTGGCCGGAGTTGACGTCGATGATCTCGAAGGAGAGCGACACGGCCGAGTCCGAGCGGGTGCCGCCCGCCAGGATGTAGGCCAGGCGGCCCACCACCACGCAGTCCGCGCCGCGGTCGCGCCCCACGAGGATGGCCTGCTCGTTGGAGAGGCCCTCCTGCGAGGGTTCGTAGAAGATGGCCGGGAACACCTGATCCTGCATCCAGGTGTTGGCGAACACCTCGGTGAGCTGCTTGGAGAGGTGGCGGGCGTTGGTGATGTCCTGCTGCACGGCGAAGGGCAGCACCACGGCCTTGAAGGGCCGGGTGGGCGCGTTCATGGGCTGCACGTACACGGAGGGGTTGTTGCGCTTGACGTGCACGTCCACGTAGAGCGTGGACTGCTCGGTGAGCTTGGGGTCAAGGGCGCATGAGGCCGTCAAGGCGGCCAGGGCCGCGGCAAGGAGCAAGCGTTTCATAATCCGTCCTCGCGGGAGGTGATTTATTAGCAGCGCAGCAAGAATCGCGCCTGGGGCTTATTGCGGCCGGGTGGTCGGGGGCGGCGCGGTGGACACGGTATCCATGAGCTGCGTTTTGGAGTGCAGCAGGCTTTCGCGCAGCTCCACCCGCTTCTGCAGGGGCAACAGGCGGAACTCCGGCTTGGCCGTGAGCTCGTCGAGCTGGTCCATCTCTTCCTGGATGCTCTTGATCCGGGACTGGAAGGAGGGCTCATCCGGCCAGACGCGGCTGGCGATCTCGGCCAGCTCACGCATCTCCTTGGAGAGGGTCTGGAACGCCACGGGCCCAGTGTCGCGGGCTACGCGCCGCCGCGACACCAGGCTTGAGATCATGCGCTTGATCCAGGCGACCATGGGCACTCCTCCCAGGGCTACCTGCGCGTCAGCAGCAGGTGCAGTATGGCGAACGAGGCCATGAAATACATGGACCACTTCACCAGCACGGCCGCCAGCACCTGGGGGTAGCCCGAGCCGTGCAGCTTCTTCAGGCCGATGGCCTGGAGGGTCATGTGCCAGATGAGCACCACAGGTATAAGATACGAATACGGCACAGGCAAGACCGCCAGGAGCCAGGGCCCCCCCGCATAGCAGGCGACGCGGAAGGTGTCCTCGTAGGGTTTGGTGGCCGCGCGCAGCAAGCCCAGCAGCAGGTGGGCCAGGGCCGAATCCAGGAACACGAAGGCCGTGACCAGGATGGGGGCCAGGCCGACCCAGGCCAGCCGCCCCAGCGCGCCCGCGCCGAGACCCTGGAACCACTCGGTGCGGCCCAGCTCGGAGAGGTTGGGGCCAAGACCGAAGAAGTTCCAGACCAGCCCGAAGAGCACCGTGACCATGCACACGGCCACCGCGAAGATCAGGGGCCGCACCTTGCCCGTGCCGGAGGGCAGCTGGTCGAAGAAGTCGCCGGGGTTGGCCAGGATGTTCTTGGCCGTGAGCGTGAAGGCCGGGATCACCCCGAAATGCTCCAGCTGCTCCCAGGGGGCCAGGGTCTCCGGCCCGGAGGGCGCGGAGGGCCTTGCCTCGTCGGCCTGGCGCGGCGCGCCGGGGGCCGGGGCCGCGGCGGGCTTGGCGCCCATGGCCTGCAGGCGGGCCCAGATGTCTCGCACGGAGTCGTCACCGGCCTGGGCCTGCGGCTGGCCCGCAGCGGCCTCCGCGCCCTGCCCGCTATTCTCGGCGGCGGGCTCGGGCCTGGGGGACGTGGGCGGCAGGCTCCACTCGCGGTGCTCCGTGGATACCGGCTCCGGCTCCGGTTCGGGAGCGGGAGGCGGCACGGGTGCGGGCTCATGGGCCGCAGGCTCGGGGAAATGGATCTGCGGGCGGGTCTCCGGGGAGTGCGCTTCCGGGACGGCGTCGGGCTCGGGCTCCGCGGGGGAGTGCAAGGGCGGATAGGACACCACCGCCTGGGGCTCGAAAGCCTGCGCGCCGGCGGCCTGCGCCCTGAAGGGACGGCGCGGCGCGGCCATGTCCTGCTCGCCGGCCCCGGAACGGGACGCTCCGTAGGGGTCCGCTGGGTCGGCACGATAGGGGCCGCCCTGGGGCTCGAAGGCTCCTGGAGCAGTTTCGCGGGGGGCCAAATCCCGAGGGGCTGGTGCCGCCGGTTCGGGCTCGGGGTCGGGCAGCCAGCGGGCCTGGGGCCTGGGCGGGGCCTGGGTGTAGGGAGGCTGCTCCTCCTCGCCGGTGTAGAGCCGCTGGGAGCGCGCCTCGAACGGGGGCCGGGACACGGGTTCGGGCTCCCGCGCCGGGCGCGAGGGCCTGGGCGGGTAGACGGGCTCCGCCAAGTCGTCCTGCCGCTCCGGCTGGGCCTGGAAGCCCCGGAAGCGGAAGCGGAAGGAGCACTTGGGACAGCTTG
This genomic interval carries:
- a CDS encoding glycosyltransferase; its protein translation is MRFESIVLVSHVTDLSGPSEAVENYLKSRSKRLGVIFHPFHYCADRRSRMKEYDGKFLHREVKQGGWALPPLLTYVKDALFTLFYFLRLGGRFDVYLGADPLNTVVGVILKKLGLTRFVIFYTIDWMPERFSSKWLNAVYHWLDRFCVRNCDAAWNISPRIVDVRRSQGLPDSRNILVPVGVDLEKIELPDKSATEPAALVLLGALAPSKGVDLVIDAFPSLKERFPQLTLHVIGKTPHDAVEDGVVYQPYEPRLKALGEGVVLHGAKPHDEVLAMLPGYDISLALYKPSPNNLSQWADPSRVKDYLACGLPVIITPVPEIHKDIAELEAGVVVDYAVEPLAEAIGSLLADPQKWRRMRGNALAYMQSYSWSSILDGVFEKSFKA
- the fcl gene encoding GDP-L-fucose synthase translates to MSNERIFVAGHRGLVGSAVVRALEGRPGCETVTRTRAQLDLTDQAAVRRFMAEVRPHKIVLAAAKVGGIHANNTYPAEFIWQNSIIQCNVIDAAYREGVEKLVFLGSSCIYPKFAPQPMTEDCLLTSALEPTNEWYAVAKIAGIKMCQAYRRQYGFDAVSLMPTNLYGPGDNFDLENSHVLPALLRRFHEAARAGAGSVTVWGTGNVCREFLHVDDCARAIVYCMDNYSDERIVNVGTGQDVTIRQLAETVARVTGFAGRIEFDPTKPEGTPRKLLDVSRLKALGFSPSIGLEEGIAGTYRWFLDNIHTLRG
- a CDS encoding Hpt domain-containing protein gives rise to the protein MGMTDAREDLAEAIREHFISALGLGESAARSLVGTSRVALRRSMTALGEAMNQGDRASTAFWAHNVKGNLLNTGLMELAGLALAIERAAEDASARLPMDTLDRLARELSRFLA
- the rpe gene encoding ribulose-phosphate 3-epimerase, with protein sequence MILSPSLLSSDFGRLAEELAALEAAGLSWVHWDVMDGLFVPNITIGPLVIKSLRPVSKLFFDVHLMIERPERYLADFVSAGADLVCVHAESTHHLERAVAEIARLGAKPAVALNPATPLSAVEYLLPQLSMVLVMSVNPGFGGQSFIGFCMEKIRSLRAMIDAQGAETLIQVDGGVTLENCAEIVRAGADVLVSGSAFFGFPPYAERFAAFNRAVEAGR
- a CDS encoding AsnC family transcriptional regulator, giving the protein MDAHDRKILDIIQSGFPIEERPYAAVGEQLGLTESEVLARVRALRAKGVIRRIGANFSSGSLGWQSTLCAARVPEAQIEAFVAEVNSHQGVTHNYLRDHSFNVWFTMIAPDMAAVRATLAEITSKTGIAVLNLPAEELFKIKVDFAMEGA
- the ahbD gene encoding heme b synthase, with the protein product MHPHSKGHPGPQLAGSPGAGHAGGGHPPLGHPGGHPGHGAMPKTLPNGAPPVRLVAWEITRRCNLACKHCRAEAHFEPYPGELSNAQAKALIDTFPEVGNPIIIFTGGEPLMRPDWDDLVSYANAKGLRCVMAPNGTLITAENARRMKEVGIQRCSISIDGPDPETHDEFRGEKGAFEGALRGIQHLKDAGIEFQINTTVTKSNLHNFKKIFELCESLGASAWHIFLLVPTGRATEIAAQVITAEEYETVLNWFHDFRKTTTMQLKATCAPHYYRIMRQRAKEDGVPVTPDNFGLDALTRGCLGGIGFCFISHSGTVQPCGYLELDCGNVLETPFPEIWAETQWFKKFRDQKQYGGKCGPCEYHKVCGGCRARAFTMKGDPMAPEPLCTYQPKRGGEKPEGHGGFASGGQVE
- the hemB gene encoding porphobilinogen synthase, with protein sequence MYDFHRGRRLRRTPAMRDLVRETALTRNDLIMPYFVAETGPADMVKPIGAMPGQNQLGMKALVERVAKAVDKGLQSVILFGIPGVKDPVGSQGYAEDGVVQRAVRELKTKFPKLVVVTDVCLCEYTSHGHCGVLDEEGRVLNDPTLELLARTALSHAQAGADIVAPSDMMDGRVAAIRAVLDGNGYEEIPVMSYAVKYASAFYGPFREAAESAPKSGDRKSYQMDPANWREALREAAADVAEGADFLMVKPAGPYLDIIRLVRDNFDLPLAAYQVSGEYSMIKAAAQLGWIDEQAVMTESLVAIKRAGADLILTYFTEAMLDRL
- the ahbC gene encoding 12,18-didecarboxysiroheme deacetylase — translated: MIGISKLYCGTVESSDALRYGRHSGKLPSHLLQFSKDKKPVVVWNMTKRCNLKCVHCYAKAIDETGKDPISTEQGKALIDDLASYGAPVMLFSGGEPLVRQDLVELAHHAVGRGMRAVISTNGTLITKQKAKELKEVGLSYVGISLDGMEEIHDKFRAVPGSFKKALQGIENCQAEGLKVGLRFTINKRNWTEVPHLFDLIRELEVPRICFYHLVYSGRGSELIKEDLDHAETRQVVDLIMDRTRQLFDAGHEKEVLTVDNHADGPHVYYRLLKEDPKRAEEVMELLQFNEGNNSGRGIGCISWDGQVHADQFWRNHTFGNVLERPFSEIWDDPNIELLAKLKNKKQYVGGRCADCRFLNICGGNFRARAEAYYGDVWAQDPACYLTDEEIKK
- a CDS encoding YIP1 family protein, which produces MRIVCPQCGYSRDIPEDKIPARSSIASCPKCSFRFRFRGFQAQPERQDDLAEPVYPPRPSRPAREPEPVSRPPFEARSQRLYTGEEEQPPYTQAPPRPQARWLPDPEPEPAAPAPRDLAPRETAPGAFEPQGGPYRADPADPYGASRSGAGEQDMAAPRRPFRAQAAGAQAFEPQAVVSYPPLHSPAEPEPDAVPEAHSPETRPQIHFPEPAAHEPAPVPPPAPEPEPEPVSTEHREWSLPPTSPRPEPAAENSGQGAEAAAGQPQAQAGDDSVRDIWARLQAMGAKPAAAPAPGAPRQADEARPSAPSGPETLAPWEQLEHFGVIPAFTLTAKNILANPGDFFDQLPSGTGKVRPLIFAVAVCMVTVLFGLVWNFFGLGPNLSELGRTEWFQGLGAGALGRLAWVGLAPILVTAFVFLDSALAHLLLGLLRAATKPYEDTFRVACYAGGPWLLAVLPVPYSYLIPVVLIWHMTLQAIGLKKLHGSGYPQVLAAVLVKWSMYFMASFAILHLLLTRR